The region CAAAAGGTTTTTCAAAATTGTCAGCTTCTTTATTTTTATTGGTAAATCGAACATTGATTCTTATTTTTAAGCGGTTTTGTGAGGCTTGTTGATCCGCGGTTGCTGTCATTGGGCTAATTCTATAATCTACAATTTCGCCTTCATAGGTTAAATCGCCTCCGTTTTTTACCAGATTTAAATTGGTTTGATTCTGGATGAGTTCCTGTAAAGCAAGCGTAAATGTTCTGTCAATTCCAGGTTCAATTAAATCTGAATTGTTTTGAAAAAAGTTTACCTGGAATGTTTTTGCGTCAATTTTCCCTGTTCCAGTAAAGTTGTATACGGAGCAACTGCTAAAAGTTGCAAGTAGGACAAAAGAAATTAGTAGGTGTAAGTGTCTCATTATTATATTTAAAATTGCTTTGCCGGTTTGCTAACGCTTGGGTCAAAGATATTCATTTTAAGGATTAAATTATTTGTCGTGGATTTTTCTGTTTTATCAGAAAAACTACAAGTCAAATTGCTTTATTTTTCGGTATAACGTTCTTTCGGAAATCCCAAGTTCATCGGCTGCTGCTTTCCTTTTTCCTTTATTTTTCTCCAATGATTTTTTAATCATCTCGATTTCTTTTTGCTCTAATCGTAAAATTTCTTCCTCTTCGATAGTTTCTGCAAAAAGGTAATTGTCATCATTTTCCTGATATGCTTCCTCCTTGTTTTGGGTTGCTATCAAAGCAGTTCTTGGTTCTTCTTCAAAATCGATTTCACTGTCGTTTTCTTTAGAACCATATATCTTTTTGATTAAATTCTGATTGGTTTCCTGTACTTTAGAACTGCCATTTTGCATTAATT is a window of Flavobacterium acetivorans DNA encoding:
- a CDS encoding LptE family protein, encoding MRHLHLLISFVLLATFSSCSVYNFTGTGKIDAKTFQVNFFQNNSDLIEPGIDRTFTLALQELIQNQTNLNLVKNGGDLTYEGEIVDYRISPMTATADQQASQNRLKIRINVRFTNKNKEADNFEKPFEFYYDYPANQQLSGATLNSALKDIFDRITQDIFNESLAKW